A stretch of Candidatus Obscuribacterales bacterium DNA encodes these proteins:
- a CDS encoding RNA-binding protein, producing the protein MSIYVGNLSYDVTQEDLSEIFAEYGTVKRVHLPTDRETGRPRGFAFVELGTDEEENAAIEDLDGAEWMNRDLRVNKAKPRENNRSGGGGGSRGGWNNNRSY; encoded by the coding sequence ATGTCAATTTACGTTGGTAACCTCTCTTATGATGTTACACAGGAAGACCTGTCTGAAATTTTTGCAGAATATGGGACGGTGAAGCGCGTTCATCTGCCCACTGACCGTGAGACAGGTCGCCCTAGAGGTTTTGCTTTTGTCGAACTGGGAACAGACGAAGAAGAAAACGCTGCTATTGAAGACTTGGACGGTGCTGAATGGATGAACCGCGATCTGCGGGTCAACAAGGCTAAGCCCCGTGAAAATAACCGCAGTGGTGGCGGCGGCGGAAGCCGCGGTGGCTGGAACAACAACCGTAGCTACTAA
- the rpsU gene encoding 30S ribosomal protein S21, whose translation MTQVILGENEGIESGLRRFKRKVSQAGIFPDMRKNRHFETPIEKRKRKALARRKQRRRQSRF comes from the coding sequence ATGACCCAAGTGATTCTGGGCGAAAATGAAGGAATAGAGTCAGGCCTGCGACGTTTTAAGCGCAAGGTTTCTCAAGCGGGCATTTTTCCAGATATGCGGAAAAACCGTCACTTTGAAACACCGATCGAAAAGCGTAAGCGGAAGGCGCTGGCCCGTCGTAAGCAACGTCGCCGTCAATCTCGGTTCTAG
- a CDS encoding glycosyltransferase family 39 protein, whose amino-acid sequence MVEQIQNVEVKRQRSSSWLRWLVIGLLVVGVVFRLYQPGHKVYWFDETMTSLRIAGYTQETLVAAVVNQPPITAEDFLERYQYPDHQRTRAAALAALKTHPEHSPLYYVMAWGWLYPAGHSVGNLRLLSALFGLATIPAAYWLGRELFQAAEAGWAIAAIVAISPFHVLYSQEAREYSLWTLAIVLSSAVLLRARRRNTVPAWSLYGVTLALGLYSHVFYGFVVMSHGLYMILAERWRPTRRLLAYGGAVLLGLALFAPWLMVMLDNWDRLLGNTVGMTLDRQGFLPLFWLLNLSRLFFDLNQGPSAINPAHYLLLALCAYALWYLYQHAPRATSLFVLTLIGVTAIALMGSDLLLGGRRSTITRYPVPCYVGLQVAVGYLLWRMLQDPHQSRRTYQRWRAGAIALALSGVLSIVVNAHHALWWNKSYAVSRFNPAAAEIINQSDRPLMITDRDPSEVLAFVHRLEANVQVQLIARPNAPDQPPDLRPIVPDIPPAAYSDVFLYQPSQGLRLRMERQGMPSSDVNGGGWLWTVSIPSP is encoded by the coding sequence ATGGTAGAGCAAATCCAAAACGTTGAGGTCAAGCGCCAGCGCTCTAGTTCCTGGCTGAGATGGCTGGTGATCGGACTCCTTGTTGTGGGCGTTGTGTTTCGCCTCTATCAGCCGGGGCATAAGGTCTACTGGTTCGATGAAACCATGACCTCCCTACGCATTGCTGGCTATACCCAAGAGACACTGGTGGCGGCGGTGGTCAATCAACCTCCGATCACCGCAGAGGATTTTCTTGAGCGCTACCAATATCCCGACCATCAGCGCACCAGAGCCGCTGCCCTGGCAGCCCTGAAGACTCATCCCGAGCATTCCCCGCTGTACTATGTGATGGCCTGGGGCTGGCTATACCCAGCCGGGCATTCGGTGGGAAACTTGCGGCTCCTGTCTGCATTGTTCGGTCTGGCGACGATTCCTGCCGCCTATTGGCTAGGGCGAGAGTTGTTTCAAGCTGCCGAGGCGGGGTGGGCGATCGCTGCCATTGTGGCCATATCTCCGTTCCATGTTCTGTATTCCCAGGAGGCGCGGGAATATAGTTTATGGACGTTGGCGATCGTGCTATCCAGTGCGGTGCTGCTGCGGGCGAGGCGGCGCAATACCGTACCAGCTTGGAGTCTCTATGGCGTTACGCTGGCTCTCGGGCTGTATTCCCATGTGTTCTATGGATTTGTGGTCATGAGCCATGGGCTCTACATGATTCTGGCAGAACGCTGGCGTCCAACTCGGCGACTCTTGGCCTATGGTGGTGCTGTCCTGCTGGGATTGGCCCTCTTCGCGCCCTGGCTGATGGTGATGCTGGACAACTGGGATCGACTGCTGGGCAATACCGTGGGCATGACCCTCGATCGCCAAGGATTTTTGCCCCTCTTTTGGTTGCTGAACCTCAGCCGCCTCTTTTTTGATCTCAATCAAGGGCCCAGCGCCATCAATCCGGCCCACTATCTTCTGCTTGCCCTCTGCGCCTATGCCCTGTGGTATCTCTATCAGCATGCTCCTCGCGCCACGAGCCTATTTGTGTTGACCCTGATTGGCGTGACGGCGATCGCCCTGATGGGCTCCGATCTGCTGCTGGGGGGACGGCGATCGACCATTACCCGCTATCCCGTTCCTTGCTATGTGGGACTGCAGGTGGCCGTGGGCTATCTTCTTTGGCGAATGCTGCAGGATCCTCATCAGAGTCGGCGTACTTATCAACGCTGGCGGGCAGGCGCGATCGCCCTGGCCTTGTCCGGTGTGCTCTCCATTGTGGTGAATGCCCACCATGCTCTGTGGTGGAACAAAAGCTATGCTGTGAGCCGCTTTAACCCCGCTGCTGCCGAGATCATCAACCAGAGCGATCGCCCCTTGATGATCACCGATCGCGATCCCAGTGAAGTGCTGGCCTTTGTGCATCGGTTGGAGGCTAACGTGCAGGTGCAGTTGATTGCCCGACCCAATGCGCCTGACCAACCGCCCGACCTGCGCCCGATCGTCCCCGATATTCCGCCAGCAGCCTACAGCGACGTCTTTCTCTACCAGCCCTCCCAGGGACTGCGGCTACGGATGGAGCGTCAAGGTATGCCCAGCAGCGATGTGAACGGCGGTGGCTGGCTTTGGACGGTGAGCATTCCATCACCCTAG
- a CDS encoding chromophore lyase CpcT/CpeT: MDESPALLNLAHWLAGEYENPVQSRNQPIWFVHLRLWYRPVPQRIAGKLALFAEQAPVLKPEQAYRQRVLTLWDGPEGLKGNYWAMRQPDRWRTAGANGDLLRSLSEDDLELLPGCCLDIQSQGDRFVGALEPGARCCFDYAGQTRQVVIGFEVYRDRLLSFDRGVDPETGKGLWGALMGPYEFQKCRDFAGDWL, translated from the coding sequence ATGGATGAATCCCCAGCGTTGCTGAACCTCGCCCATTGGTTGGCGGGCGAGTACGAAAACCCAGTCCAATCCCGCAATCAGCCCATCTGGTTTGTGCATCTGCGCCTGTGGTATCGGCCCGTGCCCCAGCGAATTGCTGGCAAGCTGGCTCTGTTTGCGGAACAGGCACCCGTCCTCAAGCCAGAGCAGGCCTATCGCCAGCGGGTGCTGACGCTGTGGGATGGCCCAGAGGGGCTGAAGGGCAACTATTGGGCTATGCGGCAGCCCGATCGCTGGCGTACGGCTGGGGCCAATGGTGACCTACTGCGATCGCTCTCGGAGGATGATCTAGAGCTGCTCCCCGGCTGTTGTTTGGATATCCAATCCCAAGGCGATCGCTTCGTCGGTGCGCTTGAACCCGGCGCTCGCTGCTGTTTTGACTATGCGGGGCAGACTCGACAGGTGGTTATTGGCTTTGAAGTCTACCGCGATCGCCTCCTCAGTTTCGATCGTGGTGTGGATCCAGAAACCGGTAAAGGCTTATGGGGAGCCTTGATGGGCCCCTACGAGTTCCAGAAATGCCGTGATTTTGCTGGCGATTGGCTCTGA
- a CDS encoding DUF2854 domain-containing protein: MIGGILSVIGFTAYFFSDNATLNLVGFFYGIPILLGGFALKAAELKPAPFAEPTTPQVLQLREQKATATQNQIRKDVTRYRYGQEVHLDTSLERLDLCPSDEERPVLIGVREADVEGEYALVLQFLSPLISLELWLERREKIERFFGPGIRVEVTQTQDEYVEVSLITTASEPPLSNAA; the protein is encoded by the coding sequence GTGATTGGCGGCATTCTATCCGTCATAGGATTCACCGCGTACTTTTTCTCAGACAATGCCACCTTAAACCTAGTTGGTTTCTTCTACGGTATTCCCATTCTCCTCGGTGGTTTTGCCCTAAAAGCAGCGGAGCTGAAGCCAGCACCCTTTGCTGAACCCACCACTCCCCAAGTGCTGCAACTGCGGGAGCAGAAAGCCACCGCCACCCAAAACCAAATCCGCAAAGATGTGACCCGCTATCGCTATGGTCAGGAAGTCCATCTTGATACGTCCCTCGAACGCTTAGATCTCTGCCCCTCGGATGAGGAGCGCCCTGTCTTAATTGGGGTGCGGGAAGCTGATGTTGAGGGCGAGTATGCCTTGGTTCTACAGTTTTTGTCGCCGCTCATTTCCCTAGAGCTATGGCTGGAAAGGCGGGAGAAAATTGAGCGGTTTTTTGGTCCCGGCATCCGCGTTGAGGTCACCCAGACCCAGGATGAATACGTTGAAGTGTCGTTGATTACCACCGCTTCTGAACCACCCTTGTCTAACGCTGCTTAG
- a CDS encoding helix-turn-helix domain-containing protein, translated as MVAAAVSRVQENHLDVVVPQTELKALFRQAEQELYRSKAFRQALKALQRETEELSEIQGSLQQACKEAIRLTLRQVFVASKDLLEQVVKGQPAAEMPSLAIAPVLPADTDSQAEQAAEDDAVDPTLDQFPLLKQAAETSHLPTPIKPAKVSSTPASSRLRAKTAQQAQQVQLERKEKHNQILVQLGQELKQMRERRSLSVAELHQRTLVPMHHIHAIESGQVERLPEDIYVRGFVRQIGDALDLDGAAIACLLPSSADLINPVPSWYHEEEQSALHPMHLYVGYTALIAGTMGSLVWMNQQPFDPMAFQQDFEWLNVFQVSDRHSADAFEVTPIPNMTGVDAIAPPDRSAPESSSFNTPAFTQSSEAVSPVSR; from the coding sequence ATGGTAGCAGCAGCAGTATCGCGTGTTCAGGAGAATCATCTGGACGTCGTTGTGCCCCAAACAGAGTTGAAAGCCTTGTTTCGTCAAGCGGAGCAAGAACTATATCGCAGCAAGGCATTTCGCCAAGCCTTGAAGGCCTTACAGCGGGAAACCGAAGAGCTATCTGAGATTCAAGGATCCTTACAACAGGCCTGCAAAGAGGCTATCCGTCTCACGCTGCGACAGGTGTTTGTTGCCTCTAAAGATTTGTTGGAACAGGTGGTTAAAGGGCAGCCGGCAGCAGAGATGCCCAGTCTAGCGATCGCTCCGGTGTTGCCAGCCGATACAGATTCCCAAGCCGAGCAGGCTGCTGAAGACGATGCCGTAGATCCTACTCTTGATCAGTTTCCGCTCTTAAAGCAGGCGGCTGAAACCAGCCATTTGCCCACGCCCATCAAGCCTGCTAAGGTATCGTCTACCCCAGCTTCGTCACGGTTGCGGGCCAAGACTGCCCAGCAGGCCCAGCAAGTGCAGTTGGAGCGCAAGGAAAAGCATAATCAAATCTTGGTGCAGCTTGGGCAAGAGCTGAAGCAGATGCGCGAACGGCGATCGCTCTCGGTGGCAGAACTGCATCAGCGCACCCTGGTACCCATGCACCATATTCACGCCATTGAATCGGGCCAGGTTGAGCGCCTACCGGAAGACATCTATGTGCGCGGCTTTGTGCGCCAAATTGGAGATGCGCTGGATCTCGATGGGGCGGCGATCGCTTGCCTACTGCCCTCCAGCGCCGATCTGATTAATCCCGTGCCTTCTTGGTACCACGAAGAGGAGCAGAGCGCCCTGCATCCTATGCACCTATATGTTGGCTACACTGCGCTGATTGCTGGCACCATGGGCAGCTTGGTCTGGATGAATCAACAGCCCTTCGATCCCATGGCGTTTCAGCAAGATTTTGAATGGCTGAATGTATTTCAGGTGTCCGATCGCCATTCCGCCGATGCCTTTGAAGTCACGCCTATTCCCAATATGACTGGCGTAGATGCGATCGCCCCGCCCGACCGTTCTGCTCCCGAGTCGTCGTCTTTCAATACACCAGCCTTTACTCAATCTTCAGAAGCCGTTTCCCCCGTATCGCGCTAG
- a CDS encoding iron uptake porin has product MIALSFALKFFRFNHSAPMLMGLLAAALGGLALGVPTAQASSDVLPSSADVDATAAIADPLLSLDAEPAMDAADSTEAIADPLLSLDAGSDLAANEDADLTLSTLADEASVDSTSVNRLADAETDVELADSQPDDFQLDDAALLPEDVDALTVLEIHEIGIDQDSMAQVTSVTQLSDVRPTDWAYQALLGLIERYGCIAGYPDGTFRGNQPLSRYEFAAGLNACLESAALNLSPDDADLFSRLQQDFASELASLRGRVDSLEARISTLEANQFSTTSKLFGQVVVGVQGRNDYEFSQFRDVLDNESEPNLVTNVQLNLLTQFDSRSILLIGMQGGDGNTSNTPGLSDFTRLAYEGDTDNDIELSDVSFRHLVTDDIALIVGPRGVNAVNTFRGINRVESAGFGPLSRFAQRNPIIGIGSGGGGVGLDWQIANWASFQAVYSSSSASDPNNGFFGGDNGITTIGGQLVLSPSRDVDISVQYLNSYSPFGRLFSGVGDDQVAVLDGLTGRAPIQTNAFGTTLEWRVAESLTAGGWVGYTNSNLLGESGDIETFNWMAFLNFPDFLGEGNLAGIYVGQPPKITSSDLPLNRNIPSLISEGEFPSGEGGQPSTTTHVEAFYRWRVSDNISVTPGFILLFNPGHNSDNDTIFIGALRTTFTF; this is encoded by the coding sequence TTGATAGCATTATCATTCGCCCTGAAGTTTTTTCGCTTTAACCATTCAGCTCCTATGTTGATGGGGCTGCTTGCTGCAGCTCTTGGAGGTTTAGCGCTTGGAGTGCCCACTGCTCAAGCCTCCTCAGATGTCTTACCATCCAGTGCTGACGTCGATGCTACGGCAGCGATCGCCGATCCTCTCCTATCGCTTGATGCAGAGCCTGCCATGGATGCTGCTGATTCGACAGAAGCGATCGCCGATCCTCTCCTGTCCCTTGATGCTGGTTCTGATCTTGCAGCTAACGAAGACGCAGATCTCACTCTCAGCACCCTTGCTGATGAAGCGTCGGTGGATTCAACCTCTGTCAATCGTCTAGCGGATGCTGAGACGGATGTAGAGCTAGCCGATAGCCAACCTGACGACTTTCAGCTCGATGACGCTGCTCTGCTGCCTGAGGATGTAGACGCGCTCACGGTTCTTGAGATTCACGAAATCGGCATCGACCAAGACAGCATGGCTCAGGTTACCTCCGTAACCCAGCTATCCGATGTACGCCCCACGGATTGGGCATACCAAGCATTGCTAGGGCTCATTGAGCGCTACGGGTGTATCGCTGGATATCCTGATGGCACCTTTCGTGGCAATCAACCCCTGAGCCGGTATGAGTTTGCAGCCGGTCTCAATGCCTGCCTTGAAAGCGCAGCCCTCAATCTTTCTCCCGATGATGCGGATCTCTTCTCTCGCCTGCAGCAAGACTTTGCCAGTGAGTTGGCCAGTCTACGGGGACGGGTAGATTCCTTAGAAGCTCGGATCTCGACCCTAGAGGCTAACCAGTTTTCCACCACCTCGAAGCTCTTTGGGCAAGTTGTGGTTGGGGTACAGGGACGCAACGACTACGAGTTTTCCCAGTTCCGAGATGTGCTGGACAATGAAAGCGAACCTAACCTCGTTACCAATGTTCAGCTCAACTTACTCACTCAGTTTGACTCCCGCAGTATTCTCCTCATCGGGATGCAGGGTGGCGATGGCAACACCAGCAATACACCTGGGCTAAGCGACTTTACTCGGCTAGCCTATGAAGGAGATACCGATAATGATATTGAACTGAGTGATGTCAGCTTCCGGCACCTTGTAACGGATGATATCGCCTTGATCGTTGGGCCGCGGGGTGTTAACGCTGTCAACACGTTCCGAGGGATCAACCGAGTTGAAAGTGCTGGGTTTGGGCCTCTGTCGCGTTTTGCTCAGCGTAACCCCATTATCGGAATTGGCTCGGGTGGTGGTGGCGTTGGGTTAGATTGGCAGATTGCCAACTGGGCTAGCTTCCAAGCCGTCTATTCGTCGAGTTCCGCATCGGATCCCAACAATGGATTCTTTGGAGGAGATAACGGTATCACAACTATCGGCGGACAGTTGGTGCTATCTCCTAGCCGAGATGTTGATATTTCGGTGCAATACCTCAACTCTTACTCGCCCTTTGGCCGTCTCTTTAGCGGTGTCGGTGATGACCAGGTTGCTGTCCTTGATGGGTTAACCGGCCGCGCTCCCATTCAAACCAATGCCTTTGGTACCACTCTAGAATGGCGAGTGGCAGAATCCCTCACGGCGGGTGGCTGGGTTGGCTACACGAACTCGAACTTGCTTGGGGAAAGCGGAGATATTGAAACGTTCAACTGGATGGCATTCCTCAACTTCCCTGATTTCTTGGGTGAAGGCAACTTGGCTGGTATCTATGTGGGGCAACCACCGAAGATTACCTCTAGTGACCTGCCGTTGAACCGCAATATTCCGTCTCTCATCAGCGAAGGGGAATTTCCTTCAGGGGAAGGTGGGCAACCTTCAACCACAACGCACGTAGAAGCGTTTTATCGCTGGCGGGTGAGTGATAACATCTCCGTGACGCCTGGGTTTATCTTGCTCTTTAACCCAGGACACAATTCCGATAATGACACCATCTTTATTGGAGCGCTGCGCACAACGTTTACGTTCTAG